One window from the genome of Yamadazyma tenuis chromosome 7, complete sequence encodes:
- a CDS encoding uncharacterized protein (COG:U; EggNog:ENOG503P85M), whose protein sequence is MDFSGIKFSDFKSRIESIKYPYSIDWNGLKIIPQSFRRKAKIGVFTIDEQFDELHRTLGIVEASIKNLIKYSDMYTANVTLQLKSAKEIGDLFSSLCDPYISFDQQTRNEVKDMSLDKIVNRLFTSEDQTKEFMSQCFHFKVTESFIVKVQELIEVVGDPTEVSKTITSKCQVCLFLLENIKRFVRKRNHALDNYDYVVSQIELLLKKSKEKFQELSVKESQKLFNLQRRLEVLRSEYDTINTLLLKELPSFFHMVDSLLSPIKYLLYYNQLIFNYQTISKMLEFQEKSRIALQWDLDSIDITEFQQRIESLSLLQTTRSVSNMEIFEDSPKK, encoded by the coding sequence atgGATTTCAGTGGAATCAAATTTAGTGACTTTAAGTCCAGGATAGAGAGCATCAAATATCCGTACCTGATTGACTGGAATGGGCTCAAGATTATACCACAGCTGTTCAGAAGGAAAGCCAAAATTGGGGTCTTCACAATCGATGAACAGTTTGATGAGCTACACAGAACTTTGGGGATAGTGGAGGCTAGTATCAAAAACTTAATTAAGTACAGTGACATGTACACAGCCAACGTTACTTTGCAATTAAAACtggccaaagaaattggtgaCTTGTTTTCTTCACTTTGTGATCCATACATTAgctttgatcaacaaacaAGAAATGAAGTTAAAGACATGTCTTTGGACAAAATTGTCAACCGGTTGTTCACTTCAGAAGATCAGACCAAAGAATTCATGTCCCAATGCTTCCACTTTAAAGTCACTGAAAGCTTTATTGTTaaagttcaagagcttattgaagttgtagGTGATCCAACTGAAGTCTCCAAGACAATCACTAGCAAGTGCCAAGTTTGTTTGTTCCTATTAGAGAACATCAAGAGATTTGTCAGGAAAAGAAACCATGCTTTGGATAATTACGATTATGTGGTCAGCCAGATTgaattgttgttgaaaaagagcAAGGAAAAGTTCCAGGAGCTCAGTGTCAAGGAATCACAGAAACTTTTTAATTTGCAAAGAAGACTAGAAGTTCTAAGACTGGAGTATgataccatcaacaccCTCCTCTTGAAAGAACTTCCTAGTTTCTTTCACATGGTGGACCTGCTTTTAAGTCCCATAAAGTACTTATTGTACTACAACCAGTTGATTTTCAATTATCAAACCATATCAAAAATGTTAGAGTTTCAAGAAAAGTCCAGAATCGCTCTTCAATGGGATTTGGACTCCATCGATATAACAGAATTTCAGCAGAGAATCGAAAGTCTCTCTCTTCTACAAACCACACGATCAGTCTCAAATATGGAAATATTTGAAGACTCTCCCAAAAAGTAG
- a CDS encoding uncharacterized protein (EggNog:ENOG503P896; COG:S): MSMKTKIKQFFGASRQYAVSGASNDPSKFGFKITRWYVSHNLPVIPVNPKASEILNQSVVHSISEIVDAIKSKTDIGEHALSGADGLSISFLTPPKITTSTLKQIAIVDGYKGIIKGLWFQPGSYDAEVLEVAQQIGLFDTVVYEDECILVRGEEGLYSANL, from the coding sequence ATGTCAATgaaaaccaaaatcaagcAGTTCTTTGGTGCTTCACGCCAGTATGCTGTTTCTGGAGCCCTGAATGACCCTAGTAAGTTTGGGTTCAAAATCACTCGGTGGTATGTCTCGCACAATCTACCAGTCATTCCTGTCAATCCGAAAGCTCTGGAGATCTTAAATCAACTGGTTGTACACTCAATTCTGGAAATTGTGGATGCTATTAAGTCCAAGACCGACATAGGCGAACATGCTTTATCCGGTGCAGATGGGTTAAGTATTTCGTTCTTGACACCTCCAAAAATCACCACCTCCACTTTAAAGCAAATCGCCATTGTGGATGGATACAAAGGCATCATCAAAGGCTTGTGGTTCCAGCCTGGAAGTTACGACGCCGAAGTATTGGAGGTAGCACAACAAATCGGGTTGTTTGACACGGTGGTGTATGAAGACGAATGTATATTGGTAAGAGGTGAAGAGGGTTTATATAGTGCCAATTTATAG
- a CDS encoding uncharacterized protein (EggNog:ENOG503NVF9; COG:K): MVLPPLTPISTSGPVTGPLPQAQKTHHIRRGVSLIPPKDQHSNDSQWKNQMEDKMNSFDTKLNDLVDVLRSNQRLLVQQQEQFQLQQNSNLELENDTNMNSSLSRQISSESTYSSRSSDNENVSKRRKLTDDVFNDFRNDILTLDEAKDLFHFFDKNITPQLFGFEIAKFSVDTMWETSPILICAICTISSMHHPNSSLSSRHSMLSKHLHKLCGDLLYQGRPNTEVDAFNTILALIFCSFWLSDSQMFTGLALQMAKEVGLDRTDHSHHRNAPGTLNPKDRLKLWYLLYILDGQQSLTYNRQPLVNSREYSLQHSRSLLMPNDKTISSGENHAYLLPETEPEESKEEHREQPPSPTFTDMRIVSQVEYNQALSGAFAGNAWDLLTPASLGIPSKSNLELDKWMVSWTVLLSPMNNGAVWSSKSTLIYYNFAKMHINSSAVRQLQAKNPRSDNEFPKLDQLSQGPKRPEPPRPNTRSPVEEEKDWEDSSDDDEEFISNEELVHKDESTINANIAFTAAQTVLNLVLNDKDIKENLKYVPVHVHIMLYYASLLLVEDRISLEVDDDLASSFKKSIINLGTLSSLRQVISDNFPVDKNFGERLIISMDELIGDRTAKLKVSILDSDIDKTIKQKLAAQLSSVGETVSTKFELFEEKSTRGSSPGIYAWPGSNHGHPSQQ, from the coding sequence ATGGTCTTGCCGCCCTTAACTCCTATCTCCACGTCTGGGCCTGTCACAGGTCCGCTCCCTCAAGCACAGAAGACTCATCATATACGACGGGGTGTATCGCTAATACCACCCAAGGACCAGCACAGTAATGACAGCCAATGGAAGAATCAGATGGAAGACAAAATGAACAGCTTTGataccaagttgaacgatTTGGTTGATGTCTTACGAAGTAATCAAAGATTAttggttcaacaacaagaacagttccaacttcaacagaACAGTAACCTCGAGTTGGAAAACGACACAAACATGAACTCCTCTTTGAGCCGTCAGATAAGTAGTGAGTCAACCTATTCAAGTCGGAGTCTGGATAACGAAAATGTATCCAAGCGGAGGAAATTAACTGATGATGTATTTAACGACTTTCGAAATGATATTCTCACCTTGGACGAGGCAAAGGACTTGTTTCACTTTTTCGATAAGAATATCACTCCTCAGTTGTTTGGATTCGAGATAGCCAAGTTCTCGGTTGACACCATGTGGGAAACATCGCCCATATTAATTTGTGCCATTTGTACCATATCTTCTATGCACCATCCAAACTCCAGTCTTTCTTCGAGGCACCTGATGTTGCTGAAGCATCTACATAAACTTTGTGGGGACTTACTATACCAAGGCCGTCCCAACACTGAAGTTGATGCCTTTAATACAATTCTTGCATTaatattttgcagctttTGGTTATCAGACTCACAAATGTTTACTGGTTTGGCCCTTCAGAtggccaaagaagttggtttAGACCGAACTGACCACAGTCATCATAGAAACGCTCCAGGAACTTTAAATCCCAAAGATAGGCTCAAGCTTTGGTATTTGCTTTATATTCTCGATGGTCAACAAAGTTTGACGTACAACAGACAACCATTGGTCAATTCTAGGGAGTACAGTCTTCAGCACAGTCGCAGTCTATTGATGCCCAACGACAAAACTATATCTAGTGGAGAAAATCACGCTTACTTGTTACCTGAAACAGAACCCGAAGAGTCAAAAGAGGAGCACCGAGAACAACCCCCATCGCCCACTTTTACGGATATGAGAATAGTTTCACAAGTGGAATATAACCAAGCCCTCAGCGGCGCGTTTGCAGGGAACGCATGGGATTTGCTCACTCCCGCATCACTTGGTATTCCTTCCAAGAGTaatttggaattggataAGTGGATGGTATCATGGACAGTGTTGTTGTCGCCCATGAACAACGGTGCTGTTTGGTCCTCCAAATCTACTTTGATCTACTATAACTTTGCAAAGATGCACATTAATTCATCGGCGGTCAGGCAATTACAAGCCAAGAATCCAAGAAGTGATAATGAGTTTCCTAAGCTTGATCAACTACTGCAAGGACCAAAACGACCTGAACCTCCAAGACCAAACACAAGATCCCCGGTTGAGGAAGAGAAAGATTGGGAAGACTCGTCCGACGATGACGAGGAGTTTATCAGCAACGAAGAGTTGGTTCACAAGGATGAATCGACAATTAATGCTAACATTGCATTCACCGCAGCCCAAACAGTATTGAATTTAGTTCTCAACGACAAGGACATCAaggagaacttgaagtatgTTCCAGTACATGTTCACATAATGCTTTACTACGCTTCGCTTTTATTGGTTGAAGACCGAATCagccttgaagttgatgatgatttggcGTCtctgttcaagaagtctaTCATCAACCTTGGAACACTTTCTTCGCTACGCCAGGTGATTTCGGATAATTTTCCCGTTGACAAGAATTTTGGTGAGAGGCTTATCATAAGTATGGATGAGCTCATTGGAGATAGAActgccaagttgaaggtgagTATCTTGGATTCAGACATCGACAAAACCATAAAACAGAAGCTAGCAGCCCAATTGTCATCTGTAGGAGAAACTGTCTCCACCAAATTTGAActatttgaagaaaagagtACCAGAGGCTCGTCCCCGGGAATTTACGCCTGGCCTGGTTCAAATCACGGCCATCCTTCCCAACAGTAA
- a CDS encoding uncharacterized protein (EggNog:ENOG503NVUK; COG:S), which translates to MEYTLSLVAERSVVRESLKGIIWSIFFHRLFGPITPAMCEFLGVPYPVASDLPDLDSLVDEKIDQLIRMGFSFNNTDLISPLNAEVKYGVVTVRFLDLPTTKSKKKTGWFGQGKSDDEVDLKLWESWIIQIKCLPVLSESSSDKKLHQADHHLDPNVAASVSSFEDNLLKIIDIADSHKDHIPPITSLESAPFPYVINVELLERKPSEDESWGSYIKKIL; encoded by the exons ATGGAGTACACATTGAGTCTCGTGGCCGAGAGATCGGTCGTCAGAGAATCATTAAAAG GCATCATCTGGTCCATATTTTTCCATCGACTTTTTGGCCCCATAACTCCTGCCATGTGTGAATTCCTAGGCGTGCCATATCCTGTGGCCAGCGACCTACCTGACTTGGATTCGCTAGTTGATGAGAAGATAGATCAGCTCATAAGGATGGGAttcagcttcaacaacaccgaTTTGATCTCCCCTTTGAATGCCGAAGTCAAGTACGGGGTGGTTACTGTCCGATTCTTGGATCTTccaaccaccaaatccaagaagaaaactgGCTGGTTTGGCCAGGGCAAGTCAGATGACGAAGTTGACCTTAAGCTCTGGGAGTCTTGGATCATTCAGATCAAGTGTTTACCTGTTCTTTCTGAATCTTCATCCGATAAGAAACTTCATCAGGCAGACCACCATCTTGATCCCAACGTGGCGGCCTCTGTCTCCAGTTTTGAAGACAACCTACTAAAAATCATCGATATTGCAGACAGCCATAAAGACCATATTCCTCCAATAACGTCGCTAGAAAGCGCCCCGTTTCCCTACGTGATCAACGTAGAGCTTTTGGAACGCAAACCATCCGAAGACGAGAGTTGGGGTAGCTACATCAAGAAGATACTTTAG